From the Streptomyces pluripotens genome, one window contains:
- a CDS encoding Pr6Pr family membrane protein — MIAPIPRDIPDLPAVPGPPLLLPAPVPATAVVAPARRPPTAVFRLLTAVVAAAGVALQFLLGTPARTLSYFSIQTNALLALVMFLSAARAWRARRPLPSAITGAALLYALITALAYHLLLGHASPPFSMTAATTPPERWHAQWVALQLLHTLAPALALLDWLFLTPATRLHLRQAVTWLFYPLAYLAFSLARAAFLPPSAPSRYLYPFLDVDAHGYRSTLANALLLGLAIYALAVLLVTLDHVRPTPVRHRV, encoded by the coding sequence ATGATCGCCCCGATACCCAGGGACATCCCGGACCTGCCCGCGGTCCCGGGCCCGCCCCTGCTGCTGCCCGCCCCGGTGCCGGCCACAGCGGTGGTGGCCCCGGCCCGCCGCCCCCCGACAGCGGTGTTCCGCCTACTGACCGCCGTGGTGGCAGCCGCCGGCGTCGCCCTGCAGTTCCTGCTCGGCACCCCGGCACGCACCCTGAGCTACTTCAGCATCCAAACCAACGCACTGCTGGCCCTGGTCATGTTCCTCTCTGCGGCCAGAGCCTGGAGAGCCCGCCGCCCGCTCCCGTCCGCCATAACGGGTGCCGCCCTGCTTTACGCCCTGATCACCGCGCTGGCCTATCACCTTCTCCTGGGCCACGCGTCGCCCCCGTTCTCCATGACGGCCGCGACGACACCCCCGGAACGCTGGCACGCCCAGTGGGTAGCCCTCCAACTCCTCCACACGCTGGCCCCCGCACTGGCCCTACTGGACTGGCTGTTCCTCACCCCCGCGACCCGCCTGCACCTCCGCCAGGCCGTGACCTGGCTCTTCTACCCCCTGGCCTATCTGGCCTTCTCCCTGGCCCGAGCAGCTTTCCTCCCGCCCTCCGCCCCTTCCCGCTACCTCTATCCCTTCCTCGACGTGGACGCCCACGGCTACCGCAGCACCCTGGCCAACGCCCTCCTCCTGGGCCTTGCGATCTACGCCCTGGCAGTTCTGCTCGTGACCCTGGACCACGTCCGCCCGACCCCGGTACGCCACCGCGTCTGA
- a CDS encoding IS5 family transposase, with translation MTDAEWARVLPLLPVPGWMRGRGGRPEAYCHRVMLDAIRYLVDNGIKWRAMPADFPPWDRIYAFFRRWRDHALVKEFHDRLRARVREELGRDAQPTAGVIDSQSVKADAVVGADSRGFDGGKLVNGRKRHVVVDTLGLLLGVMVTAADVGDRTAAQVLLGQVADAHHRLELLWADGGYTGSLVEHCLATFALVLAIVKRSDDQKGFVVLPKRWIVERLFAHLMRSRRLVRDFERRTTSAEAMVYWSMTGLMTRRLARSRLPRG, from the coding sequence ATGACGGACGCGGAGTGGGCCAGGGTCCTGCCGCTGCTGCCGGTGCCGGGCTGGATGCGCGGCCGGGGCGGCCGGCCGGAGGCGTATTGCCACCGGGTCATGCTCGATGCGATCCGGTATCTCGTGGACAACGGGATCAAGTGGCGGGCGATGCCTGCCGACTTCCCGCCGTGGGACCGCATCTACGCATTCTTCCGCCGCTGGCGTGACCACGCCCTGGTCAAGGAGTTCCACGACCGGTTGCGCGCGAGAGTCCGCGAGGAGCTGGGGCGGGACGCGCAGCCGACGGCCGGGGTGATCGACTCGCAGTCCGTCAAGGCGGACGCCGTCGTCGGCGCGGACAGCCGGGGCTTCGACGGTGGCAAGCTCGTCAACGGCCGCAAGCGGCATGTCGTGGTCGACACCCTCGGCCTGCTGCTGGGCGTGATGGTCACCGCCGCGGATGTCGGCGACCGCACCGCTGCCCAGGTGCTACTCGGGCAGGTCGCCGACGCCCACCACCGGCTGGAACTGCTCTGGGCTGATGGCGGCTACACCGGCAGCCTCGTCGAGCACTGCCTGGCCACGTTCGCCCTGGTCCTGGCGATCGTCAAACGCAGCGACGACCAGAAGGGGTTCGTGGTGCTGCCCAAGCGGTGGATCGTCGAGCGCCTCTTCGCCCACCTGATGCGAAGCCGCCGCCTGGTGCGCGACTTCGAGCGCCGCACCACCAGCGCGGAGGCGATGGTCTACTGGTCGATGACCGGGCTCATGACCCGCCGCCTGGCCCGCTCACGCCTGCCGCGAGGGTGA
- the wblA gene encoding transcriptional regulator WblA, protein MGWVTDWSAQAACRTTDPDELFVQGAAQNRAKAVCTGCPVRTECLADALDNRVEFGVWGGMTERERRALLRRRPTVTSWRRLLETARSEYERGAGIVPLDNDEVYEHYAAVS, encoded by the coding sequence ATGGGCTGGGTAACCGACTGGAGTGCGCAGGCTGCCTGTCGCACTACTGATCCGGATGAACTGTTCGTTCAGGGAGCAGCGCAGAACAGGGCCAAGGCGGTGTGCACGGGATGTCCGGTGCGCACTGAGTGTCTGGCTGATGCGCTGGACAACCGCGTCGAATTCGGCGTGTGGGGAGGCATGACGGAGAGGGAACGCCGCGCGCTGCTGCGCCGGCGGCCTACGGTGACCTCTTGGCGCAGGTTGCTGGAAACCGCCCGCTCGGAGTATGAGCGAGGCGCGGGGATCGTTCCCCTCGACAACGACGAGGTGTACGAGCACTACGCGGCCGTGAGCTGA
- a CDS encoding DUF6531 domain-containing protein, with product MGLWWPEADPDKLRDAAKAWRAFADSVDDVRSPVHRSASGIIHNNTGESIEAFHKFWDRYAKGKDGGWLSDLAKSSRDMANALDKFAGAIDDAINKLWTRIAIDAVVIAGGITLAVLTAGIASGAAAAAADAVIEFGATIGVGVSAVVADIIGGAFAGVAFGGVESVTIDAAVAQPLQMVAGLQHGFSLDEVNQAAKDGMIFGGALGAGDGLLTASMEGGLADTPTLLRPPSLRPDLVDLGPAARKADDMPCVGEPIDVATGAMLMTQTDLSLPGSLPLQFTRTHLSSYRGGVCFGPTWISTLDECLQIDGEGVVFAAADGMRLVYPVPEPGVPTMPVKGPRWPLEWDGKPDGAMTVTDPSTGVTRTFAAPVPSPTFGVFHLALDSWSDRNGNRIEVERDAEGIPFGIRHSGGYYVVVDTQGPRITGLRLLDETPSRYRPGTATDAGTVVMRYSYDGSGNLTEVINSSGEPFRFTYDTEGRVTRWTDRNGTWFGYVYDEHGRVVRTEGVDGILAGTLTYDDTARTTTYTDSQGHVSVHRYNTEGRVVEETDPLGHVTRTEWDEYGDKPLTVTDPVGRSTGYAYDRAGNLVELAHPDGTVARATYNALGLPTEVIEPGGAVWQHTYDERGNLLQTVDPLGAETRYALDDKGRPTAITNALGHTRTVAYDAAGLPIAVTDELGHTTTIRRDPFGRVIEVTDPLGHATRLGWTTEGKPSWRELADATLESWTWDAEGNLVTHTDPAGNTTHHTAAPFDLPATRTDPDGTRYAFTYDTELRLTGVTNPDGRTWSYIYDEAGRLIAETDFNGRTLTYAHNAAGELIARTNGTGEVMRFTLDACGRVMTRQDDAGEITTYEYGLDGGLRRAVNADADVAFERDALGRILSETVNGRTSIFEYDAAGRRTRRVTPSGLASEWAYDAAGRPIVLRSEAGSVAFTYDEAGRETERRLGEAVRLTQSWSPTGRLSDQSLVSTLTGAGPEHLLQHRTYAYRADGHLTEIRELTSGTRRCDLDAMGRVTGVRAHGWTETYAYDAAGNLLQASAPGHASEGGRKFEGTLVRQAGRTTFEYDAQGRLVCRTRGLLNGQKRLWTYAWDAEDRLKEVVTPDGDHWLYRYDPMGRRISKHRVGEDGSAADRIDFSWDDTRLAEQIDTDGRITTWDYEPGTHRPVAQTDRRASSAETSFLARLAEESSLDMRPRFHAVITDAVGTPMELVSLSAELAWQSRTTLWGTRFPSAADSEAAVDCRLRFPGQYADDETGLDYNLLRYYDPETGGYLTSDPMGLLPGPNPHAYVGNPGSESDPLGLFTCKVENALKSWQSRKYQFGSNEFVLDKKGMAHVLERHHPEYWDGSVKAKQSFLDGKMSVQDVQDAITETLKQNRDKLVSRGPMGMYQIEGRVNGVDYVLGIKNGRIGQFYPGTLDK from the coding sequence ATGGGCCTGTGGTGGCCCGAGGCCGACCCCGACAAACTGCGGGACGCGGCCAAAGCGTGGCGTGCCTTCGCCGACTCGGTGGATGACGTCCGCTCCCCGGTGCACCGCAGCGCGTCCGGGATCATCCACAACAACACCGGTGAGTCGATCGAGGCGTTCCACAAATTCTGGGACCGCTACGCCAAGGGCAAGGACGGCGGCTGGCTGAGCGACCTCGCGAAGTCCTCGCGGGACATGGCCAATGCCTTGGACAAGTTCGCCGGCGCCATCGACGACGCGATCAACAAGCTGTGGACGCGAATAGCCATCGACGCGGTCGTGATCGCGGGCGGCATCACGCTGGCCGTGCTCACCGCAGGCATCGCCTCCGGTGCAGCGGCGGCTGCGGCGGACGCGGTCATCGAGTTCGGCGCCACAATAGGCGTCGGCGTCTCCGCAGTGGTGGCCGACATCATCGGAGGCGCCTTCGCCGGCGTCGCGTTCGGCGGGGTCGAGTCGGTCACCATCGACGCTGCCGTGGCCCAGCCGCTGCAGATGGTAGCCGGTCTGCAGCACGGCTTCAGCCTGGACGAGGTCAACCAGGCCGCCAAGGACGGCATGATCTTCGGCGGCGCGCTCGGGGCGGGCGACGGCCTGCTGACGGCGAGCATGGAAGGGGGCCTCGCGGACACTCCGACGCTGCTGCGCCCACCGTCGCTCCGCCCCGACCTGGTCGATCTGGGCCCGGCGGCCCGCAAAGCCGACGACATGCCGTGTGTGGGCGAGCCGATCGACGTGGCGACCGGCGCGATGCTGATGACGCAGACAGACCTGTCGCTACCGGGGAGTCTGCCTCTTCAGTTCACCCGCACCCACCTCTCTTCCTACCGGGGCGGCGTCTGCTTCGGCCCGACATGGATCTCCACCCTCGACGAGTGCCTCCAGATCGACGGCGAGGGCGTCGTCTTCGCCGCGGCGGACGGCATGCGCCTGGTGTATCCGGTGCCGGAGCCGGGCGTGCCGACGATGCCGGTGAAGGGCCCACGCTGGCCGTTGGAGTGGGACGGCAAGCCGGACGGCGCGATGACGGTCACGGACCCGTCGACGGGCGTGACCCGGACCTTCGCCGCACCGGTTCCCTCGCCCACCTTCGGCGTGTTCCACCTGGCGCTGGACTCCTGGAGTGACCGCAACGGCAACCGCATCGAGGTCGAACGCGACGCCGAGGGAATCCCGTTCGGCATCCGCCACTCCGGCGGGTACTACGTCGTGGTCGACACCCAGGGCCCACGCATCACCGGCCTGCGCCTCCTGGACGAAACTCCGTCGCGGTACCGCCCGGGTACCGCGACCGACGCGGGCACCGTGGTGATGCGCTACAGCTACGACGGTTCCGGCAACCTGACCGAGGTCATCAACTCCAGCGGTGAGCCTTTCCGCTTCACCTACGACACCGAGGGGCGGGTTACCCGCTGGACCGACCGGAACGGAACCTGGTTCGGTTACGTCTATGACGAGCACGGCCGGGTAGTCCGCACCGAGGGCGTCGACGGCATTCTCGCCGGCACCCTGACCTACGACGACACCGCCCGCACGACGACGTACACGGACTCGCAGGGTCATGTCTCGGTCCACCGGTACAACACCGAGGGCCGGGTGGTGGAAGAGACGGATCCGCTCGGACATGTCACCCGCACGGAGTGGGACGAGTACGGCGACAAGCCGCTGACAGTGACAGATCCCGTCGGCCGCAGCACCGGCTACGCCTACGACCGCGCCGGAAACCTGGTTGAACTCGCGCATCCCGATGGCACGGTGGCCCGGGCCACCTACAACGCGCTCGGTCTACCGACTGAGGTGATCGAACCGGGCGGCGCTGTCTGGCAGCACACCTATGACGAGCGGGGAAACCTGCTGCAGACAGTCGACCCGCTCGGGGCTGAGACACGATACGCCCTGGATGACAAGGGTCGTCCGACGGCGATCACCAACGCTCTGGGCCACACCCGCACCGTGGCGTATGACGCTGCGGGCCTGCCCATCGCTGTGACAGACGAACTAGGCCATACGACGACAATCCGGCGCGATCCCTTCGGTCGAGTCATCGAGGTGACCGACCCTCTTGGCCACGCCACCCGCCTGGGCTGGACCACGGAGGGCAAGCCGTCGTGGCGTGAACTGGCCGACGCCACCCTTGAGTCCTGGACATGGGACGCCGAGGGTAACCTCGTCACCCACACCGATCCAGCGGGCAACACCACTCACCACACAGCCGCGCCCTTCGACCTCCCGGCTACCCGCACTGACCCGGACGGCACCCGGTATGCATTCACCTACGACACTGAACTGCGCCTGACCGGGGTCACCAACCCAGATGGGCGGACCTGGTCGTACATCTACGACGAGGCTGGCCGGCTGATCGCGGAGACGGACTTCAACGGGCGCACGCTGACGTACGCGCACAACGCTGCGGGAGAACTGATCGCCCGGACCAACGGCACCGGCGAGGTCATGCGTTTCACGCTGGACGCGTGCGGCCGGGTCATGACTCGGCAAGACGACGCCGGCGAGATCACGACGTACGAATACGGGCTGGACGGGGGGCTCCGGCGCGCGGTCAATGCGGATGCCGACGTGGCGTTCGAGCGGGACGCCCTGGGGCGAATCCTGTCGGAAACAGTCAACGGTCGGACGTCGATCTTTGAGTACGACGCCGCCGGTCGTCGTACTCGCCGCGTGACACCCTCCGGTCTGGCATCGGAATGGGCGTACGACGCGGCTGGACGCCCAATAGTGCTGCGTTCGGAGGCGGGCTCGGTCGCTTTCACCTACGACGAGGCGGGGCGTGAGACCGAGCGACGGTTGGGTGAGGCGGTGAGGCTGACCCAGAGCTGGAGCCCGACGGGGCGGTTGAGTGACCAGTCATTGGTCTCGACTCTGACAGGTGCGGGGCCGGAGCACCTGCTCCAGCACCGTACGTACGCCTACCGGGCCGACGGACATCTCACGGAGATCCGCGAACTGACTTCCGGTACGCGTCGCTGCGATCTGGACGCCATGGGGCGGGTCACGGGGGTACGGGCACACGGATGGACCGAAACCTATGCTTACGACGCGGCCGGCAACCTGCTCCAAGCGTCGGCCCCTGGCCACGCCTCAGAAGGCGGGCGCAAGTTCGAGGGCACACTCGTCCGCCAGGCGGGACGCACGACGTTCGAGTACGACGCACAGGGGCGCCTGGTCTGCCGGACGCGCGGGCTACTCAACGGGCAGAAGCGCCTCTGGACGTATGCGTGGGATGCAGAGGACCGGCTGAAAGAGGTTGTCACACCTGACGGTGACCACTGGCTCTACCGCTATGACCCGATGGGTCGGCGCATCTCCAAACATCGTGTCGGCGAGGACGGCTCAGCAGCGGATCGCATCGACTTCTCGTGGGACGACACGCGCCTTGCGGAACAGATCGATACGGACGGCAGGATCACCACCTGGGACTATGAGCCAGGGACCCATCGCCCAGTCGCGCAGACCGACCGGCGGGCGTCGTCGGCCGAGACTTCCTTCCTCGCCCGACTGGCCGAGGAGAGCAGCCTTGACATGAGGCCCCGTTTCCACGCCGTGATCACGGACGCCGTCGGCACGCCCATGGAACTGGTCTCCCTCTCCGCCGAACTTGCGTGGCAGTCTCGCACCACACTCTGGGGCACCAGGTTCCCCTCAGCCGCGGACTCCGAGGCAGCTGTGGACTGCCGGCTTCGGTTCCCGGGGCAGTACGCCGACGACGAGACGGGCCTCGACTACAACCTGTTGCGTTACTACGACCCCGAAACGGGCGGATACCTCACATCGGACCCAATGGGCCTCCTGCCTGGCCCCAACCCTCACGCCTATGTCGGCAACCCGGGGAGTGAGTCCGATCCGCTGGGCTTGTTCACGTGCAAGGTTGAGAACGCGCTCAAGAGCTGGCAGAGCCGGAAATACCAGTTCGGTAGCAATGAGTTCGTGCTCGACAAGAAGGGCATGGCACATGTCTTGGAAAGGCATCACCCGGAATACTGGGACGGGTCCGTCAAAGCAAAGCAGTCGTTCCTCGACGGGAAAATGTCAGTCCAGGATGTGCAAGATGCCATCACGGAGACGCTGAAGCAAAACCGGGACAAACTCGTCTCGCGCGGTCCGATGGGCATGTATCAGATCGAGGGTCGAGTGAACGGCGTGGACTACGTCCTCGGCATCAAGAATGGCCGCATCGGTCAATTTTATCCCGGAACCCTCGACAAGTAG
- a CDS encoding metallophosphoesterase: protein MRARYGVPLGIMAAGAAGLAYAAGFEARSFRLRRVTVPVLPPGVRPLRVLQVSDIHMVSGQRKKQRWLQALAGLRPDFVINTGDNLSDPQGVPEVLDALGPLMQFPGAYVFGSNDYYGPRLRNPARYLLERTSGRHGLNGNPPVVGAVHNPWEDLRDAFDAAGWLNLTNTRGTLKVEGASIELTGLDDPHIKRDRYTRVAGGPSGAHDFSMGVVHAPYLRALDAFTADGYPLVLAGHTHGGQVCIPFYGALVTNCDLDTDRVKGLSTHSAEGNTSYLHVSAGCGTSRYTPVRFACPPEATLLTLTGSE from the coding sequence ATGCGCGCGCGATACGGAGTACCCCTGGGAATCATGGCGGCTGGCGCCGCCGGGCTGGCGTACGCGGCGGGCTTCGAGGCCCGCTCCTTCCGCCTCCGACGGGTGACGGTCCCGGTCCTCCCCCCGGGCGTGCGCCCGCTGCGGGTACTCCAGGTGTCCGACATCCACATGGTGAGCGGTCAGCGCAAGAAGCAACGCTGGCTGCAGGCGCTGGCCGGCCTGCGCCCGGACTTCGTGATCAACACGGGCGACAACCTGTCCGACCCGCAGGGTGTCCCAGAGGTCCTGGACGCGCTGGGACCCCTGATGCAGTTCCCGGGCGCGTACGTCTTCGGTTCCAACGACTACTACGGCCCCAGACTCCGCAACCCCGCCCGCTACCTGCTGGAGAGGACGAGCGGCCGCCACGGTCTGAACGGCAACCCGCCGGTGGTGGGCGCGGTCCACAACCCCTGGGAGGACCTCCGGGACGCCTTCGATGCAGCGGGCTGGCTGAACCTGACGAACACCCGGGGCACACTGAAAGTGGAGGGTGCGTCGATCGAGCTGACCGGCCTGGACGACCCCCACATCAAACGTGACCGCTACACCCGGGTGGCCGGGGGCCCGTCGGGGGCACACGACTTCTCGATGGGCGTCGTCCACGCTCCCTACCTGCGCGCGCTGGATGCCTTCACCGCGGACGGCTACCCACTGGTCCTGGCCGGCCACACCCACGGCGGCCAGGTGTGCATCCCCTTCTACGGCGCCCTGGTCACCAACTGCGACCTGGACACGGACCGGGTGAAGGGCCTGTCCACCCACTCGGCAGAGGGCAACACGTCCTACCTCCACGTCTCGGCAGGCTGTGGCACCAGCCGCTACACCCCCGTCCGCTTCGCCTGCCCCCCGGAAGCGACGCTGCTGACGTTGACCGGGAGCGAGTAG
- a CDS encoding GatB/YqeY domain-containing protein, which translates to MTTTLKSKLQDDLNAAIKERDELRSSTLRLTLAAITKEEVAGKEKRELSDDEVLKVITREAKKRREAADAFAQGGRGEQAEREKAEGEVLAAYLPKQLSDDELNAIVAQAVEEAKAAGAEGPRAMGAVMKIVNPKVAGQAEGGRVAAAVKKLLQG; encoded by the coding sequence ATGACCACCACGCTCAAGTCGAAGCTGCAGGACGACCTCAATGCCGCGATCAAGGAGCGCGACGAGCTCCGCTCCTCGACGCTCCGGTTGACGCTCGCCGCGATCACCAAGGAGGAGGTCGCGGGCAAGGAGAAGCGGGAGCTCTCCGACGACGAGGTTCTCAAGGTGATCACTCGTGAAGCGAAGAAGCGCCGCGAGGCCGCGGACGCCTTCGCTCAGGGCGGACGTGGCGAACAGGCCGAGCGGGAGAAGGCGGAAGGCGAGGTGCTCGCCGCGTACCTGCCCAAGCAGCTTTCCGATGATGAGCTGAACGCGATCGTGGCCCAGGCGGTGGAAGAGGCGAAGGCGGCCGGTGCGGAGGGGCCGCGTGCCATGGGCGCCGTCATGAAGATCGTGAATCCGAAGGTGGCCGGCCAGGCCGAGGGCGGTCGCGTCGCCGCGGCGGTGAAGAAGCTGCTTCAGGGCTGA
- a CDS encoding transglycosylase domain-containing protein: protein MPKKRSGGGLSTMQQAAKFLGVSVLAGAVMAGLALPAAGALGLAAKGSVESFDEIPANLKSPQLSQRTTILDSQGKQIATVYSRDRTVVDLKDISPYMQKAIVAIEDSRFYQHGAVDLKGVLRALNKNAQEGGVTQGASTLTQQLVKNYFIEEAGDDPTKVAQATQQTLGRKIRELKYAIQIEDKLGKKKILENYLNITFFGEQAYGVEAASQRYFSKHAKDLNLQQAALLAGIVQSPSRYDPINDEAEATKRRNVVLQRMAEVGDISQKEADQAKEKSLGLHPSRPKNGCITAVQGAGFFCDYVREVVLTDPVFGKTKAARAKLWNRGGLTIRTTLDPQAQQSVQASIKDHVYKGDDVATAATIVEPGTGRILAMGQSRPYGMNASEHETTLNLSVNQDMGGGVGYQPGSTFKPIVAAAAIEGGKPATQEYSSPYQMMYPTPVAACDGKIWRDDPKKPSPLKNENASEHGPYSMKEATAKSVNTYYVQLISDIGICPVIKMAKKMGVERADGNAIKQAPSIALGTQEMSPLTMANAYATFATRGMYCTPVAIESVTRKTGSKQTSLPVPKSTCSRAMSEKTADTVTTLLKGVVEDGTGQRAGLGSRPSAGKTGTTDERFAAWFVGYTPNMAGAVWVGDPAHHRKMIDITIGGISHAKVFGGEVPGPIWRDMMSGALESKPVEDFHLVDIPDGNASGNGQGRGHGKRDDGHNGDTTGRLIGGLIGGPADGGTTGGGTAGGTTGGTAPAPTFSFPGNLIQGQSNGGGNGNGFGGRRG from the coding sequence ATGCCAAAGAAGCGCTCGGGCGGTGGTCTGTCGACCATGCAGCAGGCCGCCAAGTTCCTCGGTGTCAGTGTGCTCGCCGGAGCCGTGATGGCGGGCCTCGCACTGCCCGCCGCCGGCGCGCTGGGTCTCGCGGCGAAGGGCTCGGTCGAGAGTTTCGACGAGATCCCGGCCAACCTCAAGAGCCCCCAGCTCAGTCAGCGCACAACCATCCTGGACAGCCAGGGGAAGCAGATCGCGACCGTCTACTCCCGCGACCGTACGGTGGTCGACCTCAAGGACATCTCGCCGTACATGCAGAAGGCGATCGTTGCGATCGAGGACTCGCGCTTCTACCAGCACGGTGCGGTCGACCTCAAAGGCGTCCTGCGCGCCCTGAACAAGAACGCGCAGGAAGGCGGGGTCACCCAGGGCGCCTCCACCCTCACCCAGCAGCTGGTGAAGAACTACTTCATCGAGGAGGCCGGCGACGACCCGACCAAGGTCGCCCAGGCCACCCAGCAGACCCTCGGCCGCAAGATCCGCGAACTGAAGTACGCGATCCAGATCGAGGACAAGCTCGGCAAGAAGAAGATCCTCGAAAACTACCTGAACATCACGTTCTTCGGCGAGCAGGCCTACGGTGTCGAGGCCGCTTCCCAGCGTTACTTCTCCAAGCACGCCAAGGACCTGAACCTCCAGCAGGCCGCCCTCCTGGCCGGCATCGTGCAGTCCCCGAGCCGCTACGACCCGATCAACGACGAGGCGGAGGCCACCAAGCGGCGCAACGTCGTCCTGCAGCGCATGGCCGAGGTCGGCGACATCTCCCAGAAGGAGGCGGACCAGGCCAAGGAGAAATCGCTCGGACTGCACCCCAGCCGACCCAAGAACGGCTGCATCACCGCGGTCCAGGGAGCCGGTTTCTTCTGCGACTACGTGCGCGAGGTCGTCCTGACCGACCCGGTCTTCGGCAAGACGAAGGCAGCCCGGGCGAAGCTGTGGAACCGGGGCGGGCTGACGATCCGTACGACACTCGACCCGCAGGCACAGCAGTCCGTGCAGGCATCCATCAAGGACCACGTCTACAAGGGCGACGACGTGGCGACCGCCGCGACCATCGTCGAACCCGGCACGGGCAGGATCCTCGCCATGGGGCAGTCCCGGCCGTACGGCATGAACGCCTCCGAACACGAGACGACGCTCAACCTGTCCGTGAACCAGGACATGGGCGGCGGCGTCGGCTACCAACCCGGTTCGACGTTCAAGCCGATCGTCGCGGCGGCCGCCATCGAGGGCGGCAAACCCGCGACGCAGGAGTACTCGTCGCCGTACCAGATGATGTACCCGACGCCCGTGGCCGCGTGTGACGGCAAGATCTGGCGCGACGATCCGAAGAAGCCCTCCCCCCTCAAGAACGAGAACGCGTCGGAACACGGCCCGTACAGCATGAAGGAGGCGACCGCCAAGTCGGTCAACACCTACTACGTGCAGTTGATCAGCGACATCGGCATCTGCCCGGTCATCAAGATGGCCAAGAAGATGGGCGTGGAGCGCGCGGACGGCAACGCGATCAAGCAGGCCCCCTCCATCGCGCTCGGCACGCAGGAGATGTCCCCGCTGACCATGGCCAACGCGTACGCCACCTTCGCCACGCGCGGGATGTACTGCACGCCGGTCGCCATCGAGTCGGTCACCCGGAAGACCGGCAGCAAGCAGACGTCCCTGCCGGTGCCGAAGTCGACCTGCTCACGCGCGATGTCGGAGAAGACCGCCGACACGGTCACCACGCTCCTCAAGGGCGTGGTCGAGGACGGTACGGGTCAGCGGGCCGGCCTCGGCAGCCGCCCGAGCGCCGGCAAGACGGGCACCACGGACGAGCGCTTCGCGGCCTGGTTCGTCGGCTACACCCCGAACATGGCGGGCGCAGTCTGGGTCGGCGACCCGGCCCACCACCGAAAGATGATCGACATCACCATCGGCGGCATTTCGCACGCGAAGGTGTTCGGCGGTGAGGTCCCGGGTCCGATCTGGCGCGACATGATGTCCGGCGCCTTGGAGAGCAAGCCCGTCGAGGACTTCCACCTGGTCGACATCCCCGACGGCAACGCCAGCGGGAACGGCCAGGGAAGAGGCCACGGGAAGAGGGACGACGGGCACAACGGCGACACCACCGGCCGGCTGATCGGCGGACTGATCGGCGGCCCGGCTGACGGAGGCACGACCGGCGGCGGCACCGCAGGAGGCACCACCGGCGGCACGGCACCGGCGCCGACGTTCTCCTTCCCCGGGAACCTCATCCAGGGCCAGAGCAACGGCGGCGGCAACGGGAACGGCTTCGGAGGTCGACGGGGCTAG